The genomic region GATAATCGACCTTCTTTCCGGTTTGGCGAAAGTTTTTGTCGTCGGCGATGTCAAGCAGAGCATTTATGCCTGGCGCGGCGCCGATTGCGGCCTGTTTGTCGAGCGTTTAAAAAATGCCGGCGCAGGCGAGATAAAATCCCGTGTGGATTTGAATGAAAATTTCCGTTCCCGACCAGGCATTTTGAATTTCGTCAACGAAGTTTTTTCACGGACTATGACGGCTTCTGTCGCTGCGGTAGATTATGACGAAAACGCGGCCCTTAAGCCTTTTAAAGCTTCATCGGAACAAGTGCGAAAACCTGATGTGGAATTGATTATTGTCGATGAAGACCCTGCCGAAGATGGGCAGAGCGACAAAGAAGAGGACGATGAGACCGGAATGGTTTCTTCAGACGCAATAAATCGCAGGGCACTGACAGTCGCTCACCGAATAAAAGAGCTTGTGGATATTGAGAAATTTCAGGTCTATGACAAAGCCGGCGATTGTTACCGTCCATGCAGATTCAGCGACATTGTAATCCTGACAAGAGCTTTCGAGTCGCGTGCCAATAATTATGTCCAGATACTCCGCTCGGCAAATATTCCTGTCATCAGCGATAGTTCCGCAGGCTATTTTGAAACTACCGAAATTAACGATATGCTTTCGCTGCTGCAGATTCTTGACAATCCGCGGCAGGATATTCCGCTTGCTTCTGTTTTGAGAAGTCCGATTTTCGGCGTCAGTGATACCGAACTTTCGGCGATAAAGGCTCAGCAGAAGGATAAAACTGATTATTATTCGTTACTCGAATTTATTGCGGCAAAATCTGACGATGAAAAACTGCGAAAGAGGATTACCGATATTTTACGCCGGCTCGACGATTGGCGTTCTCTTGCCCGTCGCGGTTCTTTGGCCGATTTGATATGGCAGATATATTCGCAAACCGATTTTCTGTCTTATGTTTCCGCTATGCCCGGCGGTTCCCAGCGGCGGGCTAATCTGCTCAAGCTTCATCAGCGGGCGATACAGTTTGAAAATTTCGCGTCCAGCTTCAACATTATCTCGCTTTCCCGGTTCGTTGATTTCCTGCAGAAGCTTCTCGAATCCGGCGGAGATTGGGCTCCGGCCGAGCCGGACAGTTCCGCTTCGAATGCCGTGCGGGTGATGAGCGTTCACAAAAGCAAAGGTCTGGAATTTCCTGTTGTAATCCTTGCCGAAACAAACAGGGAATTCAGGTTCGGTTCTCATATCGGCGATTGTATTACGGACAGCCAGGCGACAATCGGACTCAGGATAATCGATGACGGCAGCGGTATGAAACTATCTTCGCTCACATGGCAGGTAATCAGGGAAAGACAGAGGAAGCAAAGTCTTGCCGAAGAGATGAGAATTTTATATGTAGCAATGACCCGCGCCAGGGACAAACTTATTCTGTCAGGCGCGACCGAATCGAAAAATTCTATCTCCTTATTGAGCAATGCCGCTCATTATGATTCTGGAAAGCTTCCTTCATGGCTGATAGAATCCGCCAAAAGCGAACTTGACTGGATTTTATTGTCTTTCGCGAAATATAGGAAGCTGCATACTCATTTCGAACTTCCGGTAAAAGTCCCCGGCCGAGAGGATAATCTTTTTGATTTGAAAGTATATCAGCCTGACGAGATTTCGCAGATTGAAGGGCGGTTATTGAAAAAACGTTCTGTCAGCAGATATAACCGGATAAAATCCCCTTTGCCGGACAAACAATTATTCGATGATATTACCGGCAGATTAAACTGGTGTTATCCGTTTAAAAAGGCCGCCTCGATAAAAGCCAAGCAGTCCGTAACATCTCTTGTCCATGCACAGGAGCAGTTCGCCGAGGCCGATTATGATTTTTCATTCGAATCTTTCGAAAAAACTGCGGGTAAAACCGATAGCCTTGTTATCGGCAGCGCAACTCATCTTGTTATGCAGAATATCGATTTGAAACAGGCGGTCAGTGAAAGTGCAATTCGCCGAACAATAGCTGATTTGGTCGGCAAAGGCTGTATGACAAAGCAGGCTGCCGAAAAAATTAATGTTTTATCTATTCTGAAATTTTTCGACAGCGCCCCGGGCAAATTGGTACTGAATGACGAAAATACTGTAATGAGGGAATGGCCTTTTACTTACGCATCTTCGGCGGCGGATTTATATCCTGACATGAAAAACGGCAAAGATGAAAAGATTATCGTTCAGGGCATTATCGATATGCTGATAAAAATGCCGAATGGAGCGGTTGTAATCGATTTTAAGACCGACCATATCAGTTCTGCCGGCGTGCAGCAGAGAGCTGGAAATTATGCGCCGCAATTAAAATGGTATTGCAAAGCGGTCAGCGACATTTTGAAAGCGGAGAATGTATCCGGTTATTTATATTTTCTTACTGTCGGCATGCCGATAAAAATCGTTTAGTTTTATTCGTTCGGTTCAATATGAATGACGATATTTACCGGCTGGGAGATTTGCCGGTGCATTTCATTTTCAAGGGCTTCCGCAATATCGTGAGCCGCTGTTATCGAAAGTGTCGGGTCGACAAGGATATGCAAATCCATAAAAAGTTCTCTGCCGACGGTTCTTGTCCGCAGCTTGTGCCAGTTTCGTATTTGCGGCTGCGATGAAATAATCTGTTTGATTTGCTGGTTTGTTTTTTCATCGACGGCTCTTGCCGTGAACTGTCCGATTGAGTCTTTTAGTATTTTAATTGCCACAAAAACAATCATTAGACCGACGAAAATCGCTGCCATCTGGTCTGCGTAAGCAAGGCCTAACATGGAGGATATGGCTCCTATCGCTACTGCCAGCGAGCTTAAAGCGTCTGAACGGTGGTCCCACGCATTGGCATAAAGCATCGAGCTGGACAATCTGACAGCTACTCTTTTTGTAACGACAAACGAGTATTCCTTGAGAATGATTGCTATCACGGCAACAGTGAGAACCGGCATGCCTATTTGCGAGATTTTATGGTCCGCGATGCTGTGGACCGCTTTGATAACCATATATCCGCCCGCTATGCCCAGCGGAATCCCTGTGAAAACGGTAATAAAGTTTTCAGCCCAGCCGTGTCCGTATGGATGGTCTTTATCCGGTTCTTTTTTGCTTATCTTTACGCCGAGAATAATTGCAAAATCTGTCATAAGGTCTGACAGAGAATGAAATCCGTCGGCTACCATTGCCATCGAAGATACAATTAAACCTGTAATAATTTTTGCTATTACGAGAGATAGGTTGATAAATATCCCCAACCACGTGACTTTTATGATTTGGTCGAAAGCCTCGTTATTTTTTTGCTCTTTGGACATTTTATCAGTCTGTAATTTTTTGTATTATAGCCGTGACTTTGTCTATGTATTTCTGCGGGTCCGCATCTTCTTTGAATTCAGCGATTAGTCTAATTACAGGCTCTGTATTACTTGTCCGCAAATGAACCCAGCCGTCTTCGAGGTCAAACCTGCATCCATCGTCCTCATTTACTTTCGCCTTTTTGAATATTTTTTTTGCCTGCGTAATTATTTTCTCAGCCTGCTTTTTATCAGCGGCAAATTTTTGTTTTATCGTTTGATAAGCCGGTATTTCGTCAACGAGCTGGCTTATTGTTTTTCCGGTTTCGGCGCAAAGCTGCAGGATAATCGCTATCCCGACAAGACTGTCGCGTACAGGCCCGACTCTCAAATCGATAACTCCGCCGTTGCCTTCGCCGCCGATTACGCAGTTATTTTTTATCATTGCCCCTGCGACGTTCGCCTCGCCTACCGGCGTTCGGATAACTTCGCATCCGGCCTCCTGCGCGACATCGTCAATCATTCGTGACGTAGAAAGATTAGCCGCTGCCGAGCCTTTTCTATGGCTGAAAATATATTTTGCCGCAAGCGCAAGTGTGTATTCTTCGCCGATATATCTGCCGTTTTCATCGACGATTGCCAGCCTGTCGGCGTCGGGGTCCTGGGCAAACCCCATATTAGCACCGTTTTTCTTAACCGCTTCGCACAGTTGCGTCAGGTTTTCGGCCAGCGGTTCCGGTTTATGTGCGAACAAGCCGGTCGGCGCATCGTTTATCGCTATAACCCGGCAGCCGAACATCGACAGAAGTCTTTTTCCGGGCCTTGCTCCTGCTCCGTTTACGCTGTCCAGAACGACTCTGAACCTCTTTCCGATTATCTGGCTCTTGCTTACACAGGCAAGAACCTTTTCGATATGAACGGTATCGCCGCTGTAATCTATTATAATCCTGCCGCACTCGGCGGAGGAGACGAAAGCGAAATTGCCTTCGGTAAAAATAGTCTTTATTTTTTCCGCCATTCCTGCCGGCGGGGCAATTCCTTTGCTTGTAAGCAGCTTGATTCCGTTGTATTCGATTGGATTATGAGAGGCGGTAACAACCACGCCGCCGTCGCATTCGAGATGCCTGACCATAATGCCTACGGTTGGAGTGGTTACCGTTCCCAAATCGATTATATTTACACCGACCGAGCATAACCCCGATGCTATGGCCATTTTTATCATATCGCCTGACGGTCTGCTGTCAGAGCCGATAGCGATGGTAAGTTTCTTTTTGCCTTTGGAGTTTTTGAGAAATGTGCCGAACGCGCAGCCATAGTTCGCCGCCGTTGACGCGTTTAGATTTTCTCCGACAATTCCCCTCATTCCGCTGATTGAGATAATTAGGTTCTGTGCCATTGTACTTTCAATTAAACTAAGGACTATCTTGTCTATATTTGTCTGGTTTTCTCAAGTACTTCCTTGAGCCTGGACACTACAGTTTTAACCTGTTCAGTTTTAAGGTCAAGTATTTCTTGCAGTGCCTCCCCAATATAAGGCAGGTATGTTTCGATATAGCCTCTTTTGGCTAATTCCTGTTTAATGCGTTTTTGTCTCCTCAGGTGCATTCCGAGTTTGCGTCCGCATTCCTGAATGGCCAGCTTTATTTCTTTTATTATTTCCGGATAATGGGCAATAGCTTCCTTGCTTTCCGAAGTAAACGGCACCCATACCGATGCGATATGAACCATAAGAATGATTGGCCCCATCGGCAAAGCGCCTCTTGACTGCGAAAGGCTGTAGTTTCGCCAGTTGATTTCGGTAACCGCTTTGTGGATGGCGCACGCACCCTGCTGATAGAGCAGGGGTACGCGGTTGGCGAACCGCTTCAGTTCCATTTGTACTTGTTTGTCCTCATCATCGCCGTTGCCGCTATCCTGTTCAGTTTTGAATCCGTATGCGATTGCAGCCTCGATAAGAAACGGATTTCCCCGGTAAACGCTTGGCTTTCTTGTGCAGGTGGCGTAAAATTCCGCCTCGACAGTTCTTTTTAATCCGTGCTCAAGTTCGGTTTCACCTATCGGCCCGATGCAGTTTACCGGCGGAGCCATTATTTTTGTTTCATTTATTATACCGTGCAAAACTTCAGCCTCTTTCAAAGTCAGTGCTGTCAGGCGCATATTCTTTGAAAGTTTTGCTTTTTTGCACATCTCGCATGCCATATTGGAACTTACGCGGGAAAAATCACGGTGCAGGAAAGCTGAAAGATTTTTGGCTGTACTTTCCCTTGCCATATTGTAAAACAGCCCCAGTTCGACGCCGTAAGGATGGGGTTTTATCTCAACAGGTATAAAAGGCCTTTTATTGAGTTGCCGTTTGTATTCATATAATGTGCCGTCCGGCGAATTATAGATTATCTCGGCATGCGGATTGGCCATCGCCGTCATTGCGAGGTATTCATCGACGGACTGCTTTCCCTTCTGGTATTTTCCTTCGAGTGTTATGATTACCTGCGTTCCCGTAGGCAGTTCGAAATCGCAGTCTTCGTCAAGCACGACCATAGGCTTATTTTTGCCGGTGTCGATTTGTACATGATAATGCGATGCTTTTTTTCTTTTGTCGGTTCTTGAAATAATCTGTACAGGTTCGCCGGTAGTTAGTAATCCGTACATTCCCGCCGCCGATATGCCGATACCCTGCTGGCCTCTGGACATTTTAAGGCTGTGAAACTTGCTGCCGTAGAGCAGCTTGGCGAAAATATTTGGAATTTGCTGTTTAACAATGCCGGGTCCATTGTCTCTTACTATTATGGTAAATTTTTTCTCTGTGAGTTGTTTTATAGTTACAGTTATGTCGGGCAGAATATGCGCTTCTTCGCATGCATCGAGCGAATTATCCACAGCCTCTTTGATAGCGGTAAGCAGGGCTTTCCGTGGGTTGTCGAATCCGAGCAACTGCCTGTTTTTGGCGAAGAATTCGCTTACGCTGATATCACGCTGTTTTGCCGCCATTGATTCTGCGGTGCCTGCCCTGGCTGTCCTGGACTTTTCTTTAGGCGTTTCTTCCTGCGGTTGTTCTGAAGGGGTTTCAGCGATTTCTTTTGTTTTTCGGGTCTCTTTTGTTTTTGCCTTTTTCGTGTTTGACTCCGAATCGCCGCCAAAATCAAAACTCATTTGTTCTGTTTGGTGTCTTTTCTTTGTGGCCATATCCGTGACTGTCATTTTATATATTTTCTTTTTAATAGTCAGCCCCGCCATCCTGCGACGACGGGGCTTATGTATCTTTTAGTTCTTTAGCTCAGTTTGCAAACATGGACTTCATTAACGAATCCAAGCGCCGATATTTCCTTTATGGCTTTTTCATCCGGCATAGCGTCGAGACTGACGGCCAGAATCGCTTTTTTCTCAGCGGCCTTTTGTCCTACGCCCATTGTCTGGATATTGATGCTGTGCTTGCCGAGTACCGTACCGACAGCTCCGATTACACCGGGCTTGTCGTCGTTGAAGATAATCATCGCGTTATCAGCAGGCGTCATTTCGACATTGAAACCGTTGATTTCGATAATTCTCATTATTTTCTCGTTGAAAACGGTGCCTGTGAAAGTACAGGCGCCTTTCGCAGTGGTAACTTTAACGCCGAAACCTGAGGCGACGTTCTTGGCTTCAGTATTCTTTGTTACGTCGATACTAATGCCTCTTTCCTTCGCCAGTGCCGATACGTTTACCATATTGACCGGGTCTTCAGATGAAGACTGCAGCAGGCCGATTTGAAACGAACTGGTTACCACTCCTACGCTGTGCTCGGCGATGGAACCGCGGTATTGCAGCTCGACTTTCCTGATTTGGCCGCCTGCGATGACGCTTACAAGCGTTCCGATTCTCTGCGCCAGTGTCGCGTATGCGCTTACGACAGGGGGTGTCGCTCCGCCGGTAGACGGTGCGTTTACTGCGTTTTTAATTACCCCGGTTTTCAGATAATCGGCCAGAATCTGTGCCGCTTCAACGGCGACCTCGACCTGTGCCTCTGCCGTGCTTGCTCCCAAATGCGGAGTAACAAGAATATTCGGAATTTTTTCATATCTCTTGTTTTTCACGGGAGGCTCTTCTGTAAACACATCGAGAGCCGCCGCTGCGATGGTCTTTTTCTCCAAAGCATCGTACAGGGCGTCTTCATTAATAATTCCGCCTCGTGCGCAGTTGATTATTTTTGTAGTCGGCTTCATCATCTTAAACTGTGCTTCGCCAATCATATTGAGAGTCTGTTCGTTTTTCGGAACGTGCACTGTGATAATGTCAGCTTCTTTGAAGATTTTTTCAAGGTCGCTGGTAATTTCAATTCCGAGTTTCTCCGCGTCCGGCGGCGTCGCGACAGGGTCGTATCCGAGAATTTTCATATTGAACCCGGTTGACATCTTCGCTACGGCCATTCCGATTCGTCCCAGGCCGATTATGCCGAGAACTTTATTGTTGAGCTGGTTGCCCATAAAACTTTTCTTGTCCCATTCGCCGCCTTTGAATTTGGTGCTTGCCGGTGCGATATGCCTGCTCAGCGACAGCATCAGGGCCATCGTATGTTCAGCCGCGCTTAGCGTATTTCCGCCGGGCGTGTTCATTACGAGTATGCCTTTTTTCGTTGCTGCCGGAACATCGATATTATCGATGCCTGCTCCTGCTCGTGCAATGCCTCGCAGTTTCCCGCTCTTTTCGAGCACCTTGGCTGTTACTTTTGTCTCGCTTCTTACGATAAGTCCGTCATACTCTCCGATGATTGAAATAAGTTCTTCCGGACTGATGCCGGTTTTAACTACCGGTTCGACATCTTTCATAGCCTTGAGCAGTTCAATACCTTCTTTTGCCAGCTTGTCGGTAATAAGAATTTTAATCATTTCTTTCTCCTTTGTTCGTTTACCATGTATAAGAGTCAAGTTCTTTTTGTTCTTCCGGAATACGGAAATTAGCGGTTTTACAATCGTAAAGATATCTTATAACGCAGTAAGCCGTTGCGTTCGACAGTTTTTCGACAGAAGATTGCAGCGTACCGGCTTCAGTCTCGAAACCTATCGTTATTTCTTTGCAGCCCTCGTCGCCGATGGGCCAGAGTTTTTCACCCTTCATATTGTCAAGACATGTCCTCGTTATCATCTGACCGGAAAAGAAGTTTTCTTCGGAGAAAGTGCTTATATCGAAGTCCATTATCTGAACAGCCAATACATATTGGGCGCCGAGTTTCGATGCTACTTCGATTGCGTTATTTCTTTTGTCTTCCGGCATTTCCATTCGGATTTTTAGAACATCGGCGTATTCTGTCAGCCGTTCTTTTTTTATTCCCGCCTTTTCTTCCAGCATCCGGTTGAATGAATTTGTCAGCGTGACCCGCAAATCCATCGGTGTTTTTATCCAGCCCGGCTGGCTGATGAAGACAACGATTTTTCCTTCCGTCTCCCCCAGGTTGAATTCCGCACGTGTTATCTTTTCGGAATCTCTTTCTGTACCAAGACTGGCCAAGGCCCCCGCAGACTTGCATCCTGTTGCGAAAGCGATAGTCGTCACGATGCACAGTGTTATCAGAATATTTTTTTTATTTACATTCATTTCTTTTACGGCAATTCCGCCAACGCTCTTGCTAAAGTTACTGCCCAGCCCGCCGCCAGAATTATCGCTCCCGTATAAAATATATACTTTAGCTGCCACAATCTTAACGGCGGCAGGAAAGAAAAGTTTACTCCCAGCACAGAGCTAAGTAAAGAAAAAAACGCTACCCAGAGAAGGATAATGCAACTAATAGCCGCAGCAGGTTGGATGTATAGGGCTTTTATTATCCTTCCTTTCACAAAAACACTTACCGATGTTGTCCAAAAACACGTTGGGCAGGGGATTGAGAAGTTGCGTTTGAACGCGCAGCCGCCGGCCGAGCCGGTGCCGATGAAACCCTCTTCTGTAAGGCAAAACAGCAAAAAAATAAAGCAAATCGACAAAAAAACAGCCCCAAAAATCAGCCGGTCTTCGACTGTGGATTTGGTGAACCATTTTGATTTTTTTTGTTCCATCGTTAAGATTTAAAGTTACTCCTGGCAAAATATTGTGCCAGGCGGGTATAATAATATAAAATGTAAAAAAATCAGTCGCCCGAGTCTAATTACGCGATTTTTGATTTTAAATTTCTTATAATATGTTATCACATTATACGCAAACAAAGAAAGGTTTTAAATGGCTCCTGATAATAAGGATTTAAGCAGATTTCTCGAAACAGCCGTTGTCGCGGCCCGTCTTGCCGGCCAGTATGCCCTTGAGCACATAAACTACGTAAAAACCTATGCCAAAAGTTCCTCCGAGCTTGTAACAGATGCCGACTCGCGCTGCCAGCAGATTATAATCGATACGATTATGCAGAATTTCCCCGACCACGGCATTATAGCCGAGGAAGGCAAGGACAATAAACTTTTCAAACAGCCGCCTCGCGGCGACAGCGACCTGTGGTGGTTAATCGACCCAATCGACGGTACAAATAATTATTCGCAGAGGATTCTGAGTTTTGCGGTCAGTATCGGCTTAATGAGTCAGGGCCGGCCTGTCCTTGGCGTGATTTTTGACCCTGCCACAGATTCGATGTTTACAGCCGCCGGCGACGCTCCCGCTCAATACAATAATGTAAAAATAGGAATCAATGATAAGGATATTGAATTTTTTCAGACCATCGGCATAGAAAGTTTATTTACCGAAGGTGTGCCCGGCTGGATTACATGTCTTCAGGGACTTTTACGATGCCGCAGTCTCGGCACAACGGCTCTGCATCTTGCTTATGTCGCCAAAGGTTCGTTCATTGCGGGTATTATGCACAATCCAAAGCTCTGGGATATAGCAGCCGGGGCATTTATTGCCGAATCCGCAGGCGCGATTGTTACCGATTGGAAGGGCGATTCTCTTTGGCCGGTGGATGTGAATGCTTACAGCGGCGGGCCATTTACAGTTTTGGCCGCCAATAAAAAAGTTCACAAAAAACTCGTTGATATGATTGCAGCTAAGTAAATTCAAACTTTGTTTTTTTGGAAACTTTGCCGCGATTGTTACGCCGCGTAATGGATGCTCAAACTGTGATTCCTCAGCTTTTTGCTCATCATACGGGCGTTTTCCATATATTTATCAAGCTCGCTCCAGAACCTTTTGCTGTGATTCCTTACTTTGGTATGGACTAATTCGTGTATTATAACGTAGTCGGCAAGTTCCTGAGGCAGTCTGACGAGATTCATATTGAGATTAATATTATTTTTGCCGGAGCAGCTGCCCCATCTGGATTTTTGATTTTTTATAAAAACTTTATTGTATGAAAAGTTATATTTTTGCGCCCAGTAATTCAGTCTGGCAGTAAGAACAGCTTTCGCGTTGTTCCTGTCGATGGGAGGCAAAGGCGGCTGGGCAGATTTCAGCAGCTCTGTTTTTTTCATCCTGGCAAGAGCTTTCGTAATCCACTGAAGATTGGACTCGAAAAATTCCTGTGCTTTTTTCAGCGATACTCTGACGGGAATGGTAACCCTGACGGGCTTAAATGGCTTGATGGATATTGATAGTCTCCTGGCTCTTGTGGATTTAGTAAAAACGACAGGTGCCGTCGGGAGCATAGGATGTTTTACTATCGTTGAAGCTTTGTTGTTCTGCATCATTTCTTTCTTATATATTCATTAAGAAATGTTATCATACTTCTGCGGTAATATTCTTCAATAAAAAAAAGGCCCCGCTGAATAGCAGGGCCTTTCGTTTTTTGCAAGTCTTGTTGCTTAGGCTGGTGTTACATTGTTGGCACATGGGCCTTTTTTGCCCTGTCCTACTTCGAACTTAACCTTTTGGTTTTCGCTGAGTGTTGCATAGCCGGTAGTCTTAACTTCTGAATGATGGACGAACAAATCGTTGCCGCCGTCATCTGGAGTAATAAACCCAAAACCTTTGTCTGCATTAAACCATTTTACTGTACCTGTACTCATACTATACTGCTCCTTTGGCCTTTTCACGGGCCGTTTAAAAATTATATCCCTCGGTTTTAATTTATTGGGAGCATACTCCTGAGAGATGAAAGAATACACGCCAAAAACACTTTTCACAAAATTATATAAACTGGATTTCAAAAGTCAACAAAATTCCGCCTTTTTAAGGTGAATGCGCTTTGAATTGAGCCAATTCCGCCTTTTCAGCTAAATTAGGGGAATTTCACAGTTACTTTTTCAGGGCATTTTGCTTTGGCGCCCATTTTTTCTGCCAGGCAGGATACGCGTCCAAAGCCCGCTGCGGGTCGTAAGTGTACCAGCCGTAAGCCCTTCGTTCCCTGTCCACTTCTGCCAGAGAATAAAGCCGCTGACTTTGCCTGTTGCTGAATAGAGGTCTGTACGTTCCGAGTTCATAGAACCTCGCCCATATCGGCGGAGCGTTCTTATCCTCGACGACTCTTTTATCTGTTTTTAAAAGTCTAAGTGGTGTCTGGAACGGCGGAGTATTAAATTCCTCGACTCTGATTCCCATAATTTTAGAATCATCAATCCATTTTATTGCCGCCTGCACGGAATTAATGACTTCTTTACTCGGTTTGTCTATGCTCATCAAAAACAAAACTACCATTGTGCCTTCTCTGTTGCAGATGCTCGGCAGTTCGTACGCTCTTGCTTTGGCGGGGGCCAGGCTATCGGGGTCATGCTGCTGGCACCACCCGGTCAATCTGCCGTTGTCATTTATCTGGCATTTGAGTATGCAGTCCAAACCTTTATCAAAAGCGATTTTGGCTTTTTTCCGTCGGGCTTTATCGACGAAAGAATAATAAGGTTTCTTTTCTATGATATCCTTGAGCATTTTCATAACGCCCGTCATAGCGTCGTCGTTGAACGTAATACATTTGCTGTATTTTTTTTCGAGGGGGAAATACTGCGGCCAGCCGCCGTTGGCGTATTGTGCCGACAGCGCAAAGTCTATTCCGCGCAGCGCGCCTTCTTTATATTTTTCATCTTTGATGATTTGATACGCCTTTGCGAGGTATTTTATATGTGAATATGTCGTACAGTTGTCGAATGTCGTATATGGAACGGGTTTTACCGCGATTATTTTTGCTTTTTGTGCATCGGTTAGTATCGCCAGCATATCATAATTCTTTGGCCAGCCGCCGTTGTCTCTCTGGTAGAGAAGAACATTGTCTGCGATTTCCTTTATTTGTGTTGTCTTGCAGCGGGGCCGGTTCGGTTCGGGGTTAATTATATTCTTATCGTCATAAATATCGTACCAGTGATGTGCGCTGTTGTAAAAATCGTTTGTATCTATCAGGTTTTCCTTATCTCCCGCGTTATTTCCGGCCTGTGAAGTAGAGCAGAATAATAACGACAATACCGTCAGCGCAATTATTTTTTTATTCATCGCAAAAACCTTTCAGTAATTTTTCCTGCTCCTGCAAAGAGTCTGCCCGTTCAGGACTGCTCTGTAGTATGCTGATGAATTTGCAGCTAATTTTGATTTTTATTTTTTTTCTGCGTCCTGCTCTGAGTCCGTCGAAGGTGCCACGGCGTTAGGCTCTGAAGTTGTCGAAGGCGTTACGGTGTTCGGCTCTGAAGTTGTCGAAGGTGTCTCTGCCTGCGGGGCGGGCTTTTCGAAAAGTTCAATTTCGGTAAATTTAATCAAAGAGAAGCTGCTCAGGGTATCGGTTGTTATTTCACCGACGAGGCCGACTCTCTTGCCGAAGAATTCGGTCAAATTGGCATCTGCTATAGCTCCGTCCGCTTCTGCGTAGCAGACCGGTGTATTACTGTCGTCAACAACGAGGTATCGTTTATTGGCGGGCAGATCTGCGTAAAGGAGTGACGGCTTGAATGTTCCGATTATGGCGAATTTACTGATATCTGTAATCGTTTGTTTTTGCTCTTTGCGGGCTTTTTCAATCTCCGCCAGTTGATTCTGCAGTTTGTTTTTCTGGTCTTCGATAATTAATGTGGATTCTTTCGCCAGTTCGCACCGTGCTACGGTTTTAAGCGTATATTTTGCGTATTGTCCTGCTTTGCCGCTGTTTGCGTCTTCGGCAAGAGCCGTCAGTTCGGCCTTTATCCTTGCGAAATTTTGTTCGGCCAGGGGCTTTGCTTTTTCTTCGTCTAATTGGTTTACAAGGGTGTAGTACAGTTCAAGTTCTCTGCTGTTGGCATCGACTTGTTCGATGAGTACGCCCGGTTTTGCAGTTGATGTGCCTGAAGCGATTACACTTTTGGTTACTTTTATGTCTATTCCATCTGCCTTGCGGAGGAATTTTACATATTGGCTGCTCGTCCAAAGGCTTGCCCCTTCCGGCGGAACGATTTTATAATAATCGCCGACTGCTGCGCCGATCAGGCGGACTTTCTGTCCTTTTTTGAGTGCGATTTGAATGCTGTCGCTTAC from Phycisphaerae bacterium harbors:
- the addA gene encoding helicase-exonuclease AddAB subunit AddA — encoded protein: MNWTKGQKQAIESQSGDITVAASAGTGKTTVLSQRAVRILGLPELCPEIGDILVLTFTESAAGEMNQRIAQKLRDAAYQTRNAHLRKQLLMLDSADISTIHSFCRRIIAQNFHRLNLNPAFRVMDADESKLIKTEILQQVIEQAWADMAQGMGQLLQGRAVSNPKQNFLNCIIEISNFLDSVVSRQNWFDRAIVLNDAVISVSSDAVKNQKQIILDKLRTFKEQFEWSLKLDEKITNGHWKPQIEGQCLAVILLAIDFLEKDDLTAFIELLNSFDGFRWDDKPKGLDGQIREFILSPAIKAIKDFKYLSSLAILNSDYAGLIAGGCSVQTKVLIELVKRFDLAYQQRKQELGSVDFADLERYMLKLLSENGDIDSNKPSDIALTLQKRYKYIFVDEYQDINPVQQRIIDLLSGLAKVFVVGDVKQSIYAWRGADCGLFVERLKNAGAGEIKSRVDLNENFRSRPGILNFVNEVFSRTMTASVAAVDYDENAALKPFKASSEQVRKPDVELIIVDEDPAEDGQSDKEEDDETGMVSSDAINRRALTVAHRIKELVDIEKFQVYDKAGDCYRPCRFSDIVILTRAFESRANNYVQILRSANIPVISDSSAGYFETTEINDMLSLLQILDNPRQDIPLASVLRSPIFGVSDTELSAIKAQQKDKTDYYSLLEFIAAKSDDEKLRKRITDILRRLDDWRSLARRGSLADLIWQIYSQTDFLSYVSAMPGGSQRRANLLKLHQRAIQFENFASSFNIISLSRFVDFLQKLLESGGDWAPAEPDSSASNAVRVMSVHKSKGLEFPVVILAETNREFRFGSHIGDCITDSQATIGLRIIDDGSGMKLSSLTWQVIRERQRKQSLAEEMRILYVAMTRARDKLILSGATESKNSISLLSNAAHYDSGKLPSWLIESAKSELDWILLSFAKYRKLHTHFELPVKVPGREDNLFDLKVYQPDEISQIEGRLLKKRSVSRYNRIKSPLPDKQLFDDITGRLNWCYPFKKAASIKAKQSVTSLVHAQEQFAEADYDFSFESFEKTAGKTDSLVIGSATHLVMQNIDLKQAVSESAIRRTIADLVGKGCMTKQAAEKINVLSILKFFDSAPGKLVLNDENTVMREWPFTYASSAADLYPDMKNGKDEKIIVQGIIDMLIKMPNGAVVIDFKTDHISSAGVQQRAGNYAPQLKWYCKAVSDILKAENVSGYLYFLTVGMPIKIV
- a CDS encoding cation diffusion facilitator family transporter encodes the protein MSKEQKNNEAFDQIIKVTWLGIFINLSLVIAKIITGLIVSSMAMVADGFHSLSDLMTDFAIILGVKISKKEPDKDHPYGHGWAENFITVFTGIPLGIAGGYMVIKAVHSIADHKISQIGMPVLTVAVIAIILKEYSFVVTKRVAVRLSSSMLYANAWDHRSDALSSLAVAIGAISSMLGLAYADQMAAIFVGLMIVFVAIKILKDSIGQFTARAVDEKTNQQIKQIISSQPQIRNWHKLRTRTVGRELFMDLHILVDPTLSITAAHDIAEALENEMHRQISQPVNIVIHIEPNE
- the glmM gene encoding phosphoglucosamine mutase — translated: MAQNLIISISGMRGIVGENLNASTAANYGCAFGTFLKNSKGKKKLTIAIGSDSRPSGDMIKMAIASGLCSVGVNIIDLGTVTTPTVGIMVRHLECDGGVVVTASHNPIEYNGIKLLTSKGIAPPAGMAEKIKTIFTEGNFAFVSSAECGRIIIDYSGDTVHIEKVLACVSKSQIIGKRFRVVLDSVNGAGARPGKRLLSMFGCRVIAINDAPTGLFAHKPEPLAENLTQLCEAVKKNGANMGFAQDPDADRLAIVDENGRYIGEEYTLALAAKYIFSHRKGSAAANLSTSRMIDDVAQEAGCEVIRTPVGEANVAGAMIKNNCVIGGEGNGGVIDLRVGPVRDSLVGIAIILQLCAETGKTISQLVDEIPAYQTIKQKFAADKKQAEKIITQAKKIFKKAKVNEDDGCRFDLEDGWVHLRTSNTEPVIRLIAEFKEDADPQKYIDKVTAIIQKITD